Within Quercus lobata isolate SW786 chromosome 5, ValleyOak3.0 Primary Assembly, whole genome shotgun sequence, the genomic segment aatttaaaataactttATATTGTAAGGTAGGTTTGTTAACTTTAAAccaacaaatataatatatataagaaaagagattaaattttttaaggatgTGTTGTAAAACTTAAGTTTTACACACTTCAATTCCGACATGTTACATTATCATATCATGTATTAAAGAATAGGCATAATCACACACAATCAATTTTAATACCTATATAAAAATCCAATCCAATAGGAAATTTATTGAAATGTTATTAAGTATAGTAGGGtgtattgagttttaagtaaaaaactgaTATGATAATTTCataatgagaaatgatatgtttacaatattttcacaggatttttacaacaaatcttaagtggcaggttattactagttattattgttggggtaaaaaagtaatcttagtgttaagttaaaatttgaaccaataacaattaactatctatgatttgttgtgaaaatgttgtaaaaatattatggacgtaGCATCTCTTTTTCATAATAGATGGTGTAAAGCTATAACCAATTTGTGTAGCTACTTTGTCCTTCAaccaatttaacaaaaaataactaaaaaaggaaaatttttaaacaCGCGGTTTTTAAGAACCCAGGAATAATTTATGTTTGTTCGTGATCTTAGGACACTCGCAACCAAACATTGTTGATTGTTTAAACCGTTGGATACGGTTCTATAAATTCAATCTATAAGTggctaaattttatttttacagttttatttgttaaaaaattaaaacgcCTTAATGTATATAACATAGTTTATAGTATGCTAATTACTTTAACTCGTTCATTGAAACAATggaaaatatgacatttatagaaaaatgtatttttgttgCTATGTTCAGCATTTTCGGGGTACTTCTTGGTTATGATTCAGGAAATATGTGTTTGATTTATCTTGATTTTGCAGcttatttcaaaaacaaagaaaagttcTTAAAAGAATTGATACTTTCCTTCTCCGTTGGATCGATTGTGGGGGGAGCCATTTTCTGTACAGCAAGACTCAGGAAACTAATTGtgctacttcttcttcttattgcTGACGTATCAGCTATTATTGGTTGCTTGGGAATGTCCTACTCTGCCAGTTCAACACAAATTTACATTGGAAGAGGCATTTTCGGAGTTGGGATTTCTTTGATGAGCATATCCATGCCCATTATAATAATTCAGATATGGCCTACAAAATGTAAGATTGTAGCTACCACTGGCCTTGCTTATCAGATAGGCTTAGTGGCATCGCAATTACTAGTTGCTGGGGTAATTTTATCTCATATctattccttctcttttttttttttttttttttctttctttctttctttctttcttttttatttttttatttttttaatctgactaattttaaaattcataatttgtTCAGGATGGTTGGAGATCATTAGTGAACTCCTACATCTGGCTTTTACTTCCACATTTGCTGTTGCTTGTCTTTGTTTTGTGCTTTATGCATAAGGTAAGCCTCTTCTTACATGGAAATTGTTTCTAgaatatgattaattttttagaaagcattttttataaaactatctcatttttctatatttagtAACAATcttaaatgagttaaaaaataatattttaatttttcttgtttagtctacaaagaaatagaattattttccaaaaaaattagtggaaaaaatttttaaaaataaatcatactctttattttgaccaaaaatagtttgtatttgaACCATTTACTTCAAAAGTGTCAAAAAAAGCGCTCGTACATTCTAATAtgtttgatgagaatgctctaataaACTcttaaaaatgaaggaaaattaaaagaaattggtaaaactgagttttttttttaattttatttttttgtgtgactCAGGGAGTTGGCCAATCGCAGTCTGAGTCTCGGGTTGATggtgtttttcaaaattgtaaaGGACTCGTTGCATCAGTAATTGTGCAGTTGTCCGCCTCTGTACTTGGTGTGAAGGACTTCACCAAACTCACCTCTATCTTGGCCAACGCAGATCTATCTGACTACGTTACTGCTTCATCACTCTTGGGCTCAATAGTCAGTGTATTTTTGGTTGTCAAGTTAAAGCGCAAGGTACTGTTGGTAACTTCACTCTTACTCATGACTGTCGAATTGGCCTTAATGGGGTTTTTGGTTCCTAACAGTGGACCTACTCTGACAAAGGTGATGGTATGCTCTTACATTTTTACGCTATGTTCGGTCATGTCTGGATTGCCTTCAGTTTACACGTTTGAAGCATTTCCGAAAGAATATCGGGGGGTTGGCTTCGCTATCGTTTGTCTACTAACAGAGATATTGCAAGTAGTAATATTCATTGGTCTCGATATGCTGACCATTGATATGGGATTTCAGGGTTCTATCTATGCCTATGCCGTGCTTAGTCTGGTGGGGCTCGTTCTAACCCATTTTTTCGTCTTTGAGACAAAAACAACCTGACTTCTCGCTTAGAACGAAAAGGATCTGACAACTGTCAATTTTACGAAAGAACGAGGAGGTGTCTTTGTATTATGAGTGTTTACTATATATTATGTTTATTTGTGAATTGTGAGTGAGTCTCATAAGACTCTGTTTAATTTTCCTCAGAAAGATGACAATGTTTATGTTTTATTgaatatcatattataatatttgaatttaattgaagaaattaACGTACAACttctaaaaaattgtatttaagttttacccttataataaattttttagttatttttttgagaaagtagtTATTACTTATTTGATTAGTCTTTGTTGCTACTCTTGTTTTCTTAAATAGTTGTGACAGTGTAACACCTTAATATAACCTTCacccaccaaaaaagaaagaaagaaaggaatcGTTACATTGcactatatattaaaaaacaaaaccttgAGGTTGCCTACCTACCTTAACAGCATTTGGGATTCCAACAAAGACCCAATGGCTTTTATTGATCATACAACCTAGGTCACCACCAAGTTGAATCACTGCCTTACACtgcaaaaaaatatagtaaaaccataacaaatgaactatgagagagagagagttaaactAATCCCAATCAAGGGTAAAATAAACAgtctatttttcaaattttactatacacTACAGCAATTGCACCAGATGACAGTGAAAATCATCAGTGCAAAAAGAGCAGATCTAAGTTACCACTATTACTCAATTTCGAATTCTGACAACAAAAACCTTTTTATCATAAGAAGGTGGCCCCTTTTTTCCTAGTTTCAATGAATACTTCATAATTCATATCACTACTTAGAACAAACCAAAaagctaaaaagtaaaaattaacgATCAAATTATAGATTTCCCTTCTCTTCCTATAAAttcccagcaaccaaacacaaacttaacttaaaaaactgaaaaaaatatataatcaaacCCCATATACAAAAGGCACAATTTAACTAGGTTCTATACCTGCTGCGAGCAATATTGGATAAAGCCTTTTTGAAGTGTTACTTCTAACTGTTTTGATCTTTTTATCCACACTAAGTTATTCTGACTACATGGCtcatttaacaaaatttaatagttcctttgcttcacacttgaaCCAACTTAGGTGCTCTTTAAAATTTCTTGCCTTGCCTTATCATCATCAACTTAAAGAGAACATTTAAGACTTAATAATTGCGTCTATATTCTTGttctctattccatttttttgAGCAAATACTAGATTTGAAACAGTTGCTCTATATTCTTATTGGTTGcagggtattttttttaattaccttATCTTctattttcaagtttttaaatatagttttgatCCAAATTTTCCTTCGTCATTCCTATCATATTGATATTTTTGGtaataaacatttattttttgcttttgcgACTAGGAGCAAGTGTTGGTAATCATGTTATACTAGTATGTGGTATTTTGTTATGCCTGATGTAACTTGACCTATTGAGATGTCGAAGACATTCTTAGCGTAGAACACGTATAATTGTGAGTTGGATCAACTGAGGCCTGATtggtgtgatttttttttctcttcttgattCAAGTCTGCTGAAGCAAGAGTCCAAATATATGGAAGGTGTGATATGAATTTTATCCATAATCTTTGCTTTCTAATTATATCATCTTTTCTATATtttgtcaaaataaattatgtatgtttttagaccctttaaacacaaccagattaatcTAGTTATTTatccaagtgattaacttaggtaaattatgcagatctaggttaacacatatGAATCATATCATTGGCaagtgtggaaaataaagaacacaacaatatgataacccaggaaatcAAACctgtaaaaaacttggggaggatttaacctaactatccttaaggtaaaactgaatccaacatgaaagaattgaagtttacacaatagtgacttagaccactaacatcttattgctatctcgagtaggaaacttactaccacgaccacgtgacagtttcgagtccacggactacttttTTCTTAGAtttccagcaagtacaagcactcctgcttgtgtatctttaagctcttgaatctgtaactgaattgatcaccaagttcttgacataatcttgaatcttggaaaccctaagtatgtgtgaaggcaaccacctttAGATTCCATAGAAGATttacacacacagcataaagagTAACTccaaaacgtggctagggttttcccttttatacttaagggaaaacataaaaccctacatgtcagacaggcttgggttgagttggaaattctgtagaaaaaacaatctgcacgacttttgatcgatcgagtctaattctcgatcgatcgagccaggcaaaTTTACATAGTAAATCCTGCAGCAACTCGATtctaactttacataaaaacatATACTTTGAGCAAATTTAAACAAGActaaaatgttttgatcatggtttgccaacattacaaaatgaagttctaatacatttaaacctaaagtcttagaacccaacaaattatattatatttggtttGTAGCGAAAACATGCCATTTTATTTAACAAGCTACTGAATGACTTGCAACAAACTATTGCATGCATGTATAGAATTAGGAATATTGCCCAATGAGGTTTTTGCTCAGATGTTCCTTTCCATATCATGATTTTTTAAGTAGCTCTTGGATTTTTTAGGTAAAATGAACCGTTACAATTATTAGAAACATTTCATGGGAagagaaaaaagtaactaactagcaatttttaaatttctcataAACATGTGAGTTCCAATTAGcttaattagtaaagtctctactggttgaataagagattcgAGGTTTAATCCCcgtctataccaaaaactgattggtgtcttggtttgatgataaagagccaTCATTAAAAGaggacgccataagttgaaactctctaaaaaaaaaaaaaaatttctcataaacatggtattaaaacttttctaaaataatccattaacaaatgtcataagggcactcattaataGAACCCtttattaattatgttaaaaatgatttattttagacatatttttagtaaacttttgtaaatatttactattttaatacattcatttgtaatttattactaataaataaattttgacatCTACACAATTCGACCTCAGTTGAACCTCAGTTGAACCTTGTTTCAACCTTAAAAACCTTtaacttttccattttttggttctttgaatGGTCAAGGTTTGAAAACTATTGTATTTAAgtaatggaatgaaattaaataatcctgtttagatattttaaaacaaaagagtTAAAAAGAATGGAAggaaagtaaatttttttgaaagtagcATAAAGGGAAATGaaagaaatcattttatgataatattactattagacccctattttaaaataaattattgaatatataGGAGTATTTTGGGAGTTTCGGTGAAAATTTCATTAAGCTCAATTCTATTTCCTCCAATCTGTCCCAATTTTGggggaataaaaattttaggttttgacgaaataaagaaaaatgagtttttCCTCCCACCAATTTCATTCCTACCCACTTATTAAACTTTCAAATAAAGGAATGATCATACCATTCCTTTCATCAAAACTCTTAAACaaggaaatgaaagaaatattttaaaataattcctTAAACAAGAGTATAAAATTCCTTTCAACATTTAAAGCTGTGTTATTCGTTTTCTTTCTATTGTACAATGGAAACTTGCTCGGGGATTTCAATTGACAAAAGGATAaattttagctacaaaattaattgtagcaTTGGgttataaccttactcaataaaataaacattattacatatgttgaaaatctaaccgttgaatttcatgttttttattctattaatacacatattaaattttgtgtcaattagatattatatatataactgaagctTTTGAATCTCTTACAATTTTCTACGTtagcataatatttaaataaaattatcattttatttaaataaaatatttaaataaaataaaatatttttgtttagtccaaacttaacaaggagtgaaactctatttctctaacaagttcaacttaaactcaaactcatcatttttttaaaaacaaaattacttttgtttaatccaaacttaacaaggagtgattctctatttctctaacaagtccaacttaaactcaaacttaaatgttgataatttatctccaaatttgcgagtttaatcatgaacactataaaagaaATTTGAACCCCAATATTTGTTTGaaacaattttccacatcattattcatttaaaattcttttcactaatatttttttttattatagttttaAAAGCCAAGCATTCTAGGTTTTCTCAAACGCAAGCCTACTAATACCTTCCCgcttttaaacttttttttttttttggctcctctctcttccttttctctgcTCATCTCAACCAAACCCTATAATTCAACTCATACAAATTTGATTCTCACTGCCTAGATAAGTAGCTTTCACTTTTGTGCTCAACGAGAAAGAGCCAAATTTTAACCTTTGGAGGCAGAAGAATATTGAAGCGGTAAGTGTAAGGAAACTTATTTGGTTtttagtttattaattaataattaattggtTTTTAAGTATTGTCTCTCCTCAAACCTAAACGTTAGGGGTTAGAATAATCATCTCCTTAAACCTAAATGTATGACTCTTCCCTTCTCTTCCTTGCTCTATGATAGTCCTTGCATTCCAACCAACACTCCCAAATCAATGCTTCTTGATTGCCCATCAGGCTTGAATGGAGGCCTAGGACAAGTATCGTGGTTCTAAAGGTGGCGTTTTTACAAGTCTAAATCTACAACTAGCAAACCCTAATCTTAGTATGTCCCTTTTTtcatctaaaattttctaatatttctttttttgcatcAGTTTCTAAGGAAGCCATTGAAAGACCTCGAAGGTGAGAGAAAGAACTAAGTAGAAgattcttgaagaaaaaggcaATCACAGCTCTGATATcatgtaaaaaaattagaactctCTCTCGAGGGACGGACCTAGGTGTATGCCAAAGGGGGCCTAGGCCCCCcctgggcccaaaaaaaaaattgttagtatgtaaaattttccaaaaaatagaaagaaaagggCTTGGGCCCCCCTTGGATTTTAGCTCAGGCCCCCCCCCaccatcccaaaaaataaaaataaaaagacttgGCCCCCTCCAAATTTGTAAAACCCAGCCGGCCAGCCCACTACACACATGTAAAACTCAGCAGTCCAAAACTCACCGGCACCCTACCCAGAGCCAGCAGTTCGAAGAGTATAGTCTCCaaacggaaaaaaaaaacctaagtgCTAAAAGGCAACTGGCAagatagagagagtgagaggcgAGAAACTGAGAGAGACTCTGCCGCTGTCCAGGCCGTGAGTGAAGCCGCCAAAACGCGAGGTGAGAGCTTGTTACTGCTGCCCAAGCCGTGACGCGCCACCACGCGAGACCTATCTTGCAGACCCATGCGACACCGATCTCGCCGTGACGCCGTTGCTGGCTTTGATTTGCTCTAGCCTTCACACTTCACACTTAACTGACTCAAGTATTTAATCTattcttcaaagttcaaaatcTCAGAATCTGTGCTTATGGTGTTTGTGTTTTAGTGAATTTGTGCTTGAATgcttgtgttatttttttttggctttttggccTTGTGACTGTCTTTGTGTCTTTGTGAATTGTGACTGTGTTTGTTTGTGACTATCtctcttatattatatagaaAAGAGAGTGTAGAGTCTTTAGAGACTTGAGAAAATATCAGAGTTTGACTGTTTGTTGTGTGGTACTTGTGCAATAAAATAGGGATAAGTCACAGCAATAGGAAAAGTGATTCAACTTTCAAGGAATTAAAAGGGTAAAGTGTTCGTTGGTAGTGCATAATAAAATCATAGTGACCATAGTGTCCTTcgaaacaaaatggaaaat encodes:
- the LOC115990985 gene encoding uncharacterized protein LOC115990985 — its product is MENMTFIEKCIFVAMFSIFGVLLGYDSGNMCLIYLDFAAYFKNKEKFLKELILSFSVGSIVGGAIFCTARLRKLIVLLLLLIADVSAIIGCLGMSYSASSTQIYIGRGIFGVGISLMSISMPIIIIQIWPTKCKIVATTGLAYQIGLVASQLLVAGDGWRSLVNSYIWLLLPHLLLLVFVLCFMHKGVGQSQSESRVDGVFQNCKGLVASVIVQLSASVLGVKDFTKLTSILANADLSDYVTASSLLGSIVSVFLVVKLKRKVLLVTSLLLMTVELALMGFLVPNSGPTLTKVMVCSYIFTLCSVMSGLPSVYTFEAFPKEYRGVGFAIVCLLTEILQVVIFIGLDMLTIDMGFQGSIYAYAVLSLVGLVLTHFFVFETKTT